In Horticoccus luteus, the following proteins share a genomic window:
- a CDS encoding ABC transporter permease, translating into MSAPLTAPAPAASGFLAHGNFIGSMWRFRGLLWQFTLRNVELRHRGSHLGLVWSVLNPLLMLALYVLVFGYIFRGRFNAAHPESRMDYALGIFLGLTLFHLFAEVLGVAPMIIITNPNFVKKVVFPLEILPAAAVSSAFFHMLISLALALTGIALFGPGLGWSVFWLPVILLPVLLLLLGTAWMIAAVGVFFRDISQVMGFVSMALMYASAVVYPASAIPHSVWVWLRFNPMLLAVELSRDVVMWDRPMHFTYLAYLFATGLLASAGGFWIFSKLKPTFADVV; encoded by the coding sequence ATGAGTGCCCCGCTCACGGCACCGGCCCCCGCCGCGTCTGGTTTCCTCGCCCACGGAAACTTCATCGGCTCCATGTGGCGGTTCCGCGGTCTGCTGTGGCAGTTCACTCTGCGCAACGTCGAACTGCGGCACCGCGGCAGCCACCTCGGATTGGTGTGGTCGGTGCTGAATCCGCTTTTGATGCTCGCACTTTATGTGCTGGTCTTCGGCTACATTTTCCGCGGTCGCTTCAACGCGGCGCATCCCGAAAGCCGCATGGACTATGCGCTCGGCATATTCCTTGGCCTGACGCTTTTCCATCTCTTCGCGGAGGTGCTGGGCGTGGCGCCTATGATCATCATCACGAATCCCAATTTCGTGAAAAAAGTGGTGTTCCCGTTGGAAATACTACCCGCGGCGGCCGTCAGCTCTGCGTTTTTTCACATGCTGATCAGCCTCGCGCTGGCTTTGACCGGCATCGCCCTGTTCGGTCCGGGGCTGGGTTGGAGCGTGTTCTGGCTCCCGGTCATCCTGCTGCCGGTGCTGCTCTTGCTACTTGGCACCGCATGGATGATCGCCGCCGTGGGCGTCTTCTTTCGCGATATTTCGCAGGTGATGGGCTTCGTGAGCATGGCGCTGATGTATGCCAGCGCAGTCGTCTATCCTGCCTCCGCCATCCCACATTCAGTCTGGGTGTGGCTGCGTTTTAACCCCATGCTGCTGGCGGTTGAGCTTTCCCGCGATGTCGTGATGTGGGATCGACCCATGCATTTCACCTACTTGGCTTACCTTTTCGCGACCGGTCTTCTCGCCAGCGCGGGGGGCTTTTGGATATTCTCCAAACTGAAACCCACCTTTGCCGATGTGGTATAG
- the gmd gene encoding GDP-mannose 4,6-dehydratase — protein sequence MRKALITGITGQDGSYLAELLLEKGYEVHGIVRRSSSINRARIDHLQAFEHGENKRLWLHYGDLADSVSLVKLLYQLQPDEIYNLAAQSHVRVSFDIPEYTADITGVGAARILEAVIESGIGKKVRYYQASSSEMFGKVQAVPQTETTPFYPRSPYACAKLMAHWLTVNYRESYNLFACSGILFNHESPRRGESFVTRKITIAAARIKAGLQKDLFLGNIDSKRDWGYAKEYVEGMWRMLQQDEPDDYVLATNETHTIREFLDVAFGRVGLDWHDHVKFDDRLLRPAEVDLLIGDYAKAQAKLGWEPATRMKGLAELMVDADCAALRPQ from the coding sequence ATGAGAAAAGCGCTTATCACCGGCATCACCGGCCAGGACGGCTCCTATCTAGCTGAATTACTGCTGGAAAAAGGTTACGAAGTGCACGGCATCGTGCGCCGCTCGAGCAGCATCAACCGCGCGCGAATCGACCACCTCCAAGCCTTCGAGCACGGAGAGAACAAGCGCCTCTGGCTGCATTACGGCGACCTCGCCGACAGCGTTTCGCTCGTCAAACTGCTTTACCAGCTCCAGCCCGACGAAATCTACAATCTCGCCGCGCAGAGTCACGTTCGCGTCAGCTTCGATATTCCCGAATACACCGCTGACATCACCGGTGTCGGTGCCGCCCGCATCTTGGAGGCGGTGATCGAATCCGGCATCGGCAAGAAAGTGCGCTATTACCAAGCGTCCTCTTCCGAAATGTTCGGCAAGGTGCAGGCCGTCCCGCAGACGGAAACGACGCCCTTCTATCCGCGTTCGCCCTACGCATGTGCCAAACTCATGGCGCACTGGCTGACGGTCAACTACCGCGAATCCTACAATCTTTTCGCGTGCAGCGGCATTCTCTTCAACCACGAGTCGCCCCGCCGCGGAGAATCGTTCGTCACGCGCAAAATCACGATCGCCGCCGCGCGCATCAAGGCCGGCCTGCAGAAGGATCTTTTTCTCGGCAACATCGACTCCAAACGCGACTGGGGCTACGCCAAGGAATACGTTGAAGGCATGTGGCGCATGCTGCAGCAGGATGAGCCCGATGACTACGTGCTCGCGACGAACGAGACCCATACCATCCGTGAATTCCTCGACGTCGCGTTTGGGCGGGTCGGCCTGGACTGGCACGACCACGTGAAGTTCGACGACCGCCTCCTCCGTCCCGCCGAAGTGGACCTGCTCATCGGCGACTACGCCAAGGCGCAGGCCAAGCTGGGCTGGGAGCCCGCCACGCGCATGAAAGGCTTGGCCGAACTCATGGTCGACGCCGACTGCGCCGCGCTGCGGCCGCAGTAA
- a CDS encoding GDP-mannose 4,6-dehydratase — MKKVFITGITGQDGSYLVDLLLEKDYEIHGLVHRPDALMNSNLRHLLGDSGVLNRRLFLHNGAFEDATHLRRIIGKVKPDEFYHLAGQSSPRLSLELPESTVDSIGMATLRLLEILRDLPDPPKFLYASSSEVFGSPPHSPQDENTPLTPTTPYGAAKAFSQQMARIYRTAYKLQTCSAILYNHESPRRSGNFVTMKIARGAARIKRGLQQKLTLGALGGRRDWGWAPDYVRAMWLMLQNVPVDDYVLASGRLHSVQELVEIAFRCVDLNWRDHVDFDANLVTSIEPVAPCGNPAKAKRVLGWENTVAFEEMIARLVESELNKVA, encoded by the coding sequence ATGAAGAAAGTTTTCATCACCGGGATCACGGGGCAGGATGGTTCCTACCTCGTGGACCTGTTGCTCGAAAAGGACTACGAGATCCACGGACTCGTGCACCGGCCCGACGCACTGATGAACAGCAATCTTCGCCATCTGCTCGGCGACAGCGGCGTGTTGAACCGGCGCCTCTTCCTGCACAACGGCGCGTTCGAGGATGCCACGCATTTGCGCCGCATCATTGGCAAAGTGAAGCCCGACGAATTCTACCATCTCGCCGGCCAGTCGAGTCCGCGGTTGAGCTTGGAGCTGCCCGAAAGCACCGTCGACAGCATCGGCATGGCCACGCTGCGCCTGCTGGAAATCCTGCGCGACCTGCCCGACCCGCCGAAGTTTCTCTACGCCTCAAGCAGCGAAGTCTTCGGCTCACCGCCCCACTCGCCGCAGGATGAAAACACGCCCCTGACCCCGACCACGCCTTACGGCGCGGCCAAGGCCTTTTCGCAGCAAATGGCGCGCATTTACCGCACGGCTTACAAACTGCAGACTTGCTCGGCCATTCTCTACAACCACGAGTCGCCGCGGCGCAGCGGCAATTTTGTCACGATGAAAATCGCCCGCGGCGCCGCGCGCATCAAACGCGGCTTGCAGCAAAAACTCACTCTCGGCGCGCTGGGCGGCCGGCGCGATTGGGGCTGGGCGCCCGACTATGTGCGCGCGATGTGGCTCATGCTGCAAAACGTGCCCGTCGACGATTACGTGCTCGCCAGCGGCCGCCTGCACAGCGTCCAGGAGTTGGTCGAAATCGCATTCCGCTGTGTTGATCTGAACTGGCGCGATCACGTGGATTTTGACGCGAACCTGGTGACGAGCATCGAGCCCGTCGCCCCCTGCGGCAACCCCGCGAAGGCCAAGCGCGTCCTCGGCTGGGAAAACACGGTGGCTTTCGAAGAAATGATTGCGCGACTCGTCGAATCCGAACTGAACAAGGTCGCATGA
- a CDS encoding TolC family protein, with amino-acid sequence MTFLRFSPGGRVLLLCLLSGLLACFGRAEPNPPPLPEELHPELQRLLDCALAQSPQMLERAAQMAVADGDAMVARSGLLPHASAYGQFNEQRESRQDLPGSQISQKTYYNVGVSQSVFHWGELRNRARIGTLRQKFESGQTAEAYRLLVNEVRGQFLQLIVKHQTLARARFGIDLAKENNRLAQGRLADKSISASEAAAATLAITRAELAADRAEEDYTFAKGALERLTGCGTIPDAALADAVAKVDPAPDAIRALEAGFLSQSEPQSFVLRNLKRQAEVERLNYDIARVQLRPMVNFVAGLSQDQVSYTANIGQRYGVNTLFAGVQVTWSIFDGFATRGAVASASARRRLYELSYRTTSDQLKAQVQHAAKLLGFAGRELKFAEDGLAAAESVVTTYKEQLGRGEVSSYDVKTVEGSLLDAQVAASLARSDYLMKSAEFLSLVQQDPALKRLPAVQP; translated from the coding sequence GTGACTTTCTTGCGCTTCAGCCCGGGTGGCCGGGTCCTTCTGCTGTGCCTCCTATCCGGGCTGCTCGCCTGCTTCGGGCGGGCGGAGCCGAACCCGCCGCCGCTGCCCGAGGAACTGCATCCGGAGTTGCAACGTCTGCTCGATTGCGCGCTGGCGCAGTCGCCGCAGATGCTGGAGCGGGCGGCGCAGATGGCGGTCGCGGATGGCGATGCGATGGTCGCCCGATCCGGGCTGCTGCCGCACGCCTCCGCCTACGGCCAATTCAACGAGCAGCGCGAGTCGCGGCAGGATTTGCCGGGCAGCCAGATTTCGCAGAAGACGTATTACAATGTCGGCGTGTCGCAGTCGGTCTTTCACTGGGGAGAGCTGCGCAATCGCGCCCGCATCGGCACGCTGCGGCAGAAATTTGAAAGCGGGCAGACGGCCGAGGCGTATCGCCTGCTCGTCAACGAAGTGCGCGGGCAGTTTTTGCAGTTGATCGTGAAACACCAAACGCTCGCCCGCGCGCGGTTTGGCATCGATCTGGCGAAGGAAAACAACCGGCTGGCGCAGGGGCGGCTGGCGGATAAATCCATCTCGGCCTCGGAAGCGGCCGCGGCGACCCTGGCCATCACGCGTGCCGAACTCGCCGCAGATCGTGCGGAGGAGGACTATACGTTCGCGAAAGGCGCACTCGAGCGGCTGACGGGTTGCGGCACGATCCCGGACGCGGCGTTGGCGGATGCGGTGGCGAAAGTTGATCCCGCGCCGGATGCGATCAGGGCGCTCGAGGCCGGCTTTCTTTCGCAGTCCGAGCCGCAAAGCTTTGTGCTGCGCAACTTGAAACGGCAGGCAGAAGTCGAGCGGCTGAACTACGATATCGCCCGCGTGCAGCTGCGGCCGATGGTCAACTTCGTGGCGGGACTGAGCCAGGATCAAGTGAGTTACACGGCGAACATCGGGCAGCGCTACGGGGTGAACACGCTTTTCGCCGGCGTGCAGGTGACGTGGTCGATTTTTGACGGATTCGCGACGCGCGGCGCGGTCGCGTCGGCGAGCGCGCGCCGGCGCCTTTACGAACTCAGTTATCGCACGACGAGCGACCAATTGAAGGCGCAGGTGCAACATGCCGCCAAGCTGCTCGGGTTTGCGGGCCGAGAACTCAAGTTTGCGGAGGATGGTTTGGCGGCCGCGGAAAGTGTCGTGACGACATATAAGGAGCAGCTCGGCCGCGGCGAAGTATCGTCTTACGACGTGAAGACAGTGGAAGGCTCGCTGCTCGATGCGCAGGTGGCGGCTTCCTTGGCGCGTTCGGATTATCTGATGAAATCCGCCGAGTTCCTCTCGCTCGTCCAACAAGATCCGGCTTTGAAGCGCTTACCCGCCGTCCAACCATGA
- a CDS encoding efflux RND transporter periplasmic adaptor subunit — MKKIIVIVVLAAVVAVAAVVLLRPTADVVAVAGGKAVEAVPGSVVVRAEFQMELKSEEAGRIVKSELKPGRHFARGDFVAQLDPTDVKLAIEKTESDYAAAKKRIAVGSSIALELETAKQDLAAAERQLKAGGMAQALLDKQRRDVQQIEQRRALEEVNNKNQLDNFENDLAVKRRQLAKMTITAPADGTISQVLARPGDLIGGGTSIATLISDDRTVEARISEENFAGIKLGQKCYVRFLGYGAYLFDATVAQILPTADPATQRYIVHLDVKIDPAKLVPGITGEVSIVTAEREAKVLVPRRAIFDNTVFVVEDGRVREQSIEVGYTSLNIVEVLKGLQPGDQVIVDMLDQFHPGQRVKVRVLPPAN; from the coding sequence ATGAAAAAAATCATCGTGATCGTCGTCCTCGCCGCCGTGGTGGCCGTCGCCGCAGTCGTGTTGTTGCGTCCGACGGCGGATGTGGTGGCGGTGGCGGGAGGCAAGGCCGTGGAGGCGGTGCCGGGGAGCGTCGTGGTGCGGGCGGAATTTCAGATGGAGCTCAAGAGCGAAGAGGCGGGACGCATCGTGAAAAGTGAGCTGAAGCCCGGGCGTCACTTCGCGCGGGGCGATTTTGTCGCGCAGCTCGATCCGACTGACGTGAAGCTGGCGATTGAGAAAACGGAATCGGACTACGCGGCGGCGAAAAAGCGGATCGCGGTGGGATCTTCGATCGCGTTGGAATTGGAAACGGCGAAGCAGGACCTCGCCGCCGCGGAGCGGCAGTTGAAGGCCGGCGGGATGGCGCAGGCGTTGTTGGATAAACAGCGGCGCGACGTGCAGCAGATCGAGCAGCGCCGCGCGTTGGAAGAGGTCAACAACAAGAACCAGCTCGATAATTTTGAGAACGATCTCGCCGTGAAACGGCGGCAACTCGCGAAGATGACGATCACAGCGCCTGCGGATGGGACGATTTCGCAAGTCCTGGCCCGACCGGGCGATTTGATCGGCGGTGGCACCTCGATCGCCACGCTGATTTCCGATGATCGCACGGTCGAGGCGCGCATCAGCGAAGAGAATTTTGCGGGCATCAAGCTCGGGCAGAAATGCTACGTGCGTTTTCTCGGCTACGGCGCCTATTTGTTTGACGCCACGGTGGCGCAAATCCTGCCGACGGCCGATCCGGCGACGCAGCGTTACATCGTGCATCTCGACGTGAAAATCGACCCGGCGAAGCTCGTGCCGGGCATCACGGGAGAAGTGAGCATCGTGACGGCGGAACGTGAAGCAAAGGTGCTGGTGCCGCGGCGAGCCATTTTCGACAACACCGTGTTCGTCGTGGAGGACGGGCGGGTGCGGGAGCAGTCGATCGAGGTCGGCTACACCAGCCTCAACATCGTTGAGGTGCTGAAGGGGCTGCAGCCGGGAGATCAGGTGATTGTCGACATGCTGGATCAATTCCATCCCGGCCAGCGCGTGAAGGTGCGGGTGTTGCCGCCGGCCAACTAA
- a CDS encoding ABC transporter permease — protein MSPNLGIAFRFLTARKRAMAMSLGCTILGVGLFIVTQATTSGFQDFFINTILGTDGAIRIEDKLQDTLRSMTAGRGSNFEVSQRDARKYIPGVEDTRLVMDALRQFPNVAGISPVLRGNVVVRSAFMNESAQVFGVDLDQHLKVSDLAQQITSGSLASFRESPSAALIGRVLADRLQLKVGDSFMIDARGETRRYHVGGIYETGVRDIDKTRIYVDLSETRSLLHYPTGVTFIQLSLHNPTRAPEDAARIETVIGYSAKAWQEREKSWLSVFHALRVSSLITVSVFTLIASLAMFNTLAMMVIEKTKDIAILRSMGYDRRDITQIFLWLAAVVLIIGAVLGSAFGAAVTYAVSLMPIGQISGIFATNRYIVAWSWLHYAEAIGTAVVMVMVASLIPARRAARLEPGDIVRGSAQ, from the coding sequence ATGTCGCCCAACCTTGGCATCGCTTTTCGGTTTCTCACGGCGCGCAAGCGTGCGATGGCGATGAGCCTGGGTTGCACGATTCTGGGGGTGGGGCTGTTTATCGTGACTCAGGCCACGACCAGCGGCTTCCAGGATTTTTTCATCAACACGATCCTGGGGACGGATGGCGCGATCCGGATCGAGGACAAGCTGCAGGACACGTTGCGGAGCATGACGGCGGGGCGGGGCTCGAATTTCGAGGTGAGCCAGCGCGACGCGCGCAAATACATCCCGGGGGTCGAGGACACGCGGCTCGTGATGGATGCGTTGCGGCAATTCCCCAACGTGGCGGGCATTTCGCCGGTGTTGCGGGGAAATGTTGTCGTGCGCAGCGCGTTCATGAATGAATCGGCGCAGGTTTTCGGAGTGGATTTGGATCAACACCTGAAGGTCTCCGATCTGGCGCAGCAGATCACGAGCGGGAGTCTGGCGTCATTTCGCGAATCGCCCTCGGCGGCGCTGATCGGCCGCGTGCTCGCGGACCGGCTGCAGTTGAAAGTAGGGGATTCGTTTATGATCGATGCGCGGGGCGAGACGCGGCGTTACCATGTCGGGGGAATTTACGAGACGGGCGTCCGCGATATCGACAAAACGCGAATTTATGTGGACTTGAGCGAGACGCGTTCGCTGCTGCACTACCCGACGGGGGTGACGTTTATTCAGTTGAGTCTGCACAACCCGACGCGCGCTCCGGAAGACGCGGCCCGCATCGAGACGGTGATCGGATACAGTGCGAAGGCGTGGCAGGAGCGGGAGAAATCGTGGCTGTCGGTGTTCCACGCGTTGCGGGTATCCTCGCTCATCACGGTGTCGGTCTTCACGTTGATCGCGAGTCTGGCGATGTTCAATACGCTCGCGATGATGGTCATCGAGAAAACCAAGGATATCGCGATCCTGCGCTCCATGGGTTACGATCGGCGCGATATCACCCAGATTTTCCTGTGGCTGGCGGCGGTGGTGCTGATCATCGGCGCGGTGCTGGGTTCGGCGTTTGGCGCCGCAGTGACGTATGCGGTTTCCCTGATGCCGATCGGTCAGATTTCGGGGATATTCGCCACCAATCGCTACATTGTCGCGTGGTCGTGGCTGCATTATGCGGAGGCCATCGGCACCGCGGTGGTGATGGTGATGGTCGCGAGCCTCATTCCGGCGCGACGGGCGGCACGGCTTGAACCGGGCGACATCGTGCGAGGGTCCGCTCAATGA
- a CDS encoding ABC transporter ATP-binding protein yields the protein MRADANVAPAIRCVDLHRYLGRDEGRVHVLKGVSFEARAGEINAIVGPSGCGKSTLLYLLGLLDQPDGGEIQIGGRIVSHTDDLARTAARAEHIGFVFQFHFLMLEFTALENVLMPMRKLGRLAPAAMKERAHELLRTVGLGDKTHRLGTHLSGGEQQRVAVARALANQPSLLLADEPTGNLDAANSTLVFDLLTRLARENGQAVVLVTHNHDIAQRCDAIFAMRDGRFVAE from the coding sequence ATGAGGGCCGACGCCAATGTGGCTCCGGCGATCCGCTGCGTGGACTTGCACCGCTATCTCGGGCGCGACGAAGGTCGCGTCCATGTGCTGAAAGGGGTGTCGTTTGAAGCGCGGGCCGGCGAGATCAACGCGATCGTAGGACCGTCGGGGTGCGGCAAATCGACGTTGCTTTATCTGCTGGGCTTGCTCGATCAACCCGATGGCGGAGAAATCCAGATCGGAGGCAGGATCGTGTCGCACACCGACGATCTGGCGCGCACCGCAGCGCGGGCGGAGCATATCGGGTTCGTGTTTCAATTTCACTTTCTGATGCTGGAATTCACCGCCTTGGAAAATGTGCTGATGCCGATGCGCAAGCTCGGGCGCCTCGCGCCGGCGGCGATGAAAGAACGCGCCCACGAACTGCTCCGGACCGTGGGATTGGGTGATAAGACTCATCGCCTCGGCACGCACCTGTCGGGTGGAGAACAGCAGCGGGTGGCGGTCGCGCGCGCGCTCGCCAACCAGCCATCACTCCTGCTCGCCGATGAGCCGACGGGTAATCTCGATGCCGCGAATTCGACGTTGGTGTTTGACTTGCTCACGAGGCTGGCCCGCGAAAACGGTCAGGCCGTGGTGCTGGTCACGCACAACCACGATATCGCGCAGCGCTGCGATGCGATCTTTGCGATGCGTGACGGACGGTTCGTCGCAGAGTGA
- a CDS encoding cytochrome c3 family protein translates to MSKLFPKAANRLPLQIVIFLVLVGGIATAGVTYYMTPKYTRVGYAPVQPVPFSHAQHAGELGIDCRYCHSNVEKSGFSNVPTSQTCMNCHNQIKTQSPLLEPVRHSYATGEAVPWVQIHSTPDFVYFNHAVHVNRGVSCWECHGQINQMEVVRHEKPLSMSWCLDCHRNPGPHLRPRDQITNLDWRPASPEAQEKLGRDLVAHMKINPPQSCSGCHR, encoded by the coding sequence ATGTCGAAACTATTCCCGAAAGCGGCCAATCGGTTGCCGCTGCAGATCGTCATTTTCCTGGTTTTGGTCGGAGGCATCGCGACCGCGGGCGTCACCTATTACATGACGCCGAAATACACGCGCGTCGGTTACGCCCCGGTGCAGCCGGTGCCGTTCAGCCACGCCCAGCATGCGGGCGAGCTCGGCATCGATTGCCGTTACTGCCACAGCAACGTTGAGAAGTCCGGTTTCTCGAATGTGCCCACGTCGCAGACGTGCATGAACTGCCATAACCAGATCAAGACCCAAAGCCCGCTGTTGGAGCCTGTGCGGCACAGTTATGCGACGGGTGAGGCAGTGCCGTGGGTGCAGATTCATTCCACGCCCGACTTCGTTTACTTCAACCACGCGGTGCACGTGAATCGCGGCGTCAGTTGCTGGGAGTGCCACGGCCAGATCAATCAAATGGAGGTCGTGCGCCATGAGAAACCGCTCAGCATGTCGTGGTGCTTGGATTGTCACCGCAATCCGGGTCCCCATCTGCGCCCACGCGATCAGATCACGAATCTCGACTGGCGACCGGCCAGCCCGGAAGCCCAGGAGAAACTGGGTCGGGATTTGGTTGCGCACATGAAGATTAACCCGCCGCAAAGCTGCTCTGGCTGCCATCGATGA